In the genome of Bremerella sp. JC817, one region contains:
- a CDS encoding CbiX/SirB N-terminal domain-containing protein — MQQTTSGSDKLGIIIVDHGSRRAESNELLLQVVELFRQSSGYAIVEPAHMELAEPSIAAAFQKCVEQGAETIVVHPYFLSPGRHWHEDIPRLAQEAAQNYPGLKHLVTAPLGLHPLMAEIMQQRIATCLAHCQQDAPRCDVCTPESSCQFRQA; from the coding sequence ATGCAGCAAACCACATCAGGCTCGGACAAACTGGGCATCATTATCGTCGATCATGGTTCGCGGCGGGCCGAAAGCAATGAACTCCTGCTGCAGGTGGTCGAGCTGTTTCGTCAGTCGAGCGGTTATGCGATTGTGGAGCCTGCCCATATGGAGCTGGCCGAGCCTTCGATTGCCGCGGCCTTCCAGAAATGCGTGGAGCAAGGAGCCGAGACGATTGTCGTCCATCCTTACTTTCTCTCGCCCGGTCGGCATTGGCATGAAGACATTCCGCGCCTCGCCCAAGAGGCCGCCCAGAACTATCCTGGGCTAAAGCACCTGGTGACCGCGCCGCTGGGGCTGCATCCCCTGATGGCGGAAATCATGCAGCAGCGGATCGCCACCTGCCTGGCCCATTGCCAGCAAGACGCTCCGCGATGCGATGTCTGCACCCCGGAAAGCAGTTGCCAGTTTCGCCAGGCTTAG
- the pdxA gene encoding 4-hydroxythreonine-4-phosphate dehydrogenase PdxA, giving the protein MSLPRIIVTMGDPGGVGPEVCLRLLSDPTHYAGCVPVVFGDAAILQRVAETCQLPPATHVVPFQDDLDLQGIDRATVVDFGTIDAARFEPGKVTAEGGEACYQYIMKAIDFALAGKADGITTGPINKEALHAAKHFYPGHTEIFIERCGNQPGCMMLTSQELTCSFVTTHVGYRDVPELLTIERIGEVIDLTVAAMRKIRQREPRLLVCGLNPHAGEHGLFGDREEERIIEPAIAAARQRGVSIDGPVPPDTAFLAERRPLYDCVVCMYHDQGHIPLKALAFDVAVNTTLGLSLVRTSVDHGTAFDIAWQGKAKVSSMIHAVRLARDLASD; this is encoded by the coding sequence GTGTCGCTTCCGCGAATCATCGTAACGATGGGAGACCCCGGCGGGGTCGGGCCCGAGGTCTGTCTGCGATTGCTGTCCGATCCTACCCACTATGCCGGGTGCGTGCCGGTGGTCTTCGGCGACGCGGCGATCCTGCAGCGTGTGGCCGAAACTTGTCAGCTTCCACCGGCGACCCATGTCGTTCCGTTCCAGGATGACCTCGATCTTCAGGGGATCGATCGGGCGACGGTGGTCGATTTCGGGACGATCGACGCGGCCCGCTTCGAGCCGGGCAAGGTCACGGCCGAAGGGGGCGAGGCCTGTTACCAGTACATCATGAAGGCGATCGATTTCGCCCTGGCCGGCAAGGCCGATGGCATTACGACCGGGCCGATCAATAAAGAAGCCCTGCACGCGGCGAAGCATTTTTACCCTGGCCATACCGAGATCTTCATCGAACGCTGCGGCAATCAGCCGGGCTGCATGATGCTGACCAGCCAGGAACTAACTTGCAGCTTTGTGACCACCCACGTCGGCTATCGCGATGTGCCCGAGCTGCTGACGATCGAACGGATCGGCGAAGTCATCGATCTGACCGTGGCTGCGATGCGGAAGATTCGTCAGCGCGAGCCACGCCTCTTGGTGTGCGGGCTCAATCCGCATGCGGGGGAACATGGTTTGTTTGGCGATCGCGAAGAAGAACGCATCATCGAGCCTGCCATCGCGGCGGCTCGTCAGCGTGGCGTTTCGATCGATGGTCCAGTGCCCCCGGACACCGCGTTTCTGGCGGAACGTCGTCCGCTGTACGACTGCGTGGTCTGCATGTACCACGACCAGGGGCATATCCCTTTGAAAGCCTTGGCGTTTGACGTGGCGGTGAATACGACCCTCGGCCTTTCACTGGTTCGGACTTCGGTGGATCACGGAACGGCCTTCGATATTGCCTGGCAGGGGAAAGCCAAGGTGTCGAGCATGATCCACGCCGTGCGACTCGCGCGGGATCTGGCATCCGACTAA
- the cysK gene encoding cysteine synthase A, which translates to MPRMKTFNDACHAIGDTPMIHINRLIPQGGGEVFAKCEWFNPVNSVKDRIGYAMIADGEKRGVVTKDTHIIEPTSGNTGIALAFVCAAKGYKLTLTMPESMSLERRALLRAMGANLVLTPAAEGMKGAINTAAQMVEKEENGWMPGQFDNPANPAIHEATTGPEIWEDMEGKVDVLISGVGTGGTITGSTRFLKSKNPNFKAIAVEPKNSPVISGGQPGKHRIQGIGAGFIPGNLDTSLIDEVIQVDDEDAFEYGRLLAKEEGLVAGISSGAAIWAAKQVAARPEMKGKRIAVILCSLGERYLSTPLFGGLEG; encoded by the coding sequence ATGCCCCGTATGAAGACCTTTAACGACGCGTGCCACGCAATCGGCGATACCCCGATGATACATATCAATCGGTTGATCCCCCAGGGCGGAGGCGAGGTTTTCGCAAAGTGTGAGTGGTTCAACCCAGTGAACAGCGTCAAAGATCGCATCGGTTACGCCATGATCGCCGACGGCGAAAAGCGTGGCGTGGTGACCAAAGACACGCACATCATCGAACCAACTTCGGGCAACACCGGCATCGCCTTGGCATTCGTCTGTGCGGCGAAGGGTTATAAGCTGACCCTGACCATGCCAGAATCGATGTCGTTGGAACGTCGCGCTTTACTGCGTGCGATGGGTGCAAACCTCGTTCTGACCCCAGCCGCGGAAGGCATGAAGGGCGCCATCAACACGGCTGCCCAGATGGTCGAAAAGGAAGAGAACGGCTGGATGCCAGGTCAGTTCGATAACCCAGCCAACCCAGCGATTCACGAAGCCACCACCGGCCCAGAAATCTGGGAAGACATGGAAGGCAAAGTCGATGTCCTGATCTCTGGCGTCGGGACCGGCGGAACGATCACTGGCTCCACTCGCTTCTTGAAGTCGAAGAACCCGAACTTCAAAGCGATTGCTGTCGAACCCAAGAACTCGCCCGTGATCAGTGGTGGTCAGCCTGGCAAGCATCGCATCCAAGGCATCGGTGCCGGCTTCATCCCTGGCAACCTCGACACGTCGCTGATCGACGAAGTCATTCAGGTCGATGACGAAGACGCCTTTGAATATGGCCGCTTGCTGGCCAAGGAAGAAGGCCTGGTCGCTGGTATCAGCAGTGGTGCCGCCATTTGGGCCGCGAAGCAAGTTGCCGCTCGGCCTGAAATGAAGGGTAAGCGAATCGCGGTGATCCTGTGCAGCCTGGGCGAACGTTATCTGTCGACGCCGCTGTTCGGTGGCCTGGAAGGCTAG
- a CDS encoding PQQ-dependent sugar dehydrogenase codes for MNRLLRLLFALPMIALLVLPVAAQKPEEGPPIPNDPVLPVKLKKTFTNLRIRRPVTITHAGDGSNRIFFAEQQGVILAVPNDPEVEEPEVFLDIEDSVRFNPRQNEEGFLGLAFHPNFKENGEFFLYYTIKKGLVSHVSRFKTMKDDPTKGDPNSEEVLLTIEQPFWNHNGGSIEFGPDGYLYVGLGDGGKANDPFGNGQNLSTWLGSILRIDVDKKENGQNYGIPADNPFVNTEGAKPEIYAYGLRNVWRLTFDRETGACWVGDVGQNLWEEIDIITKGGNYGWNVREGLHPFSEEFAKSGAKYIDPIFEYHHNVGKSITSGYVYRGKKVPQLQGKFLYADYVTGKVWALEYDYDTKKVGKNYRIEEPSNPPVVCFGETEDGEVLMSAIFGEYGSIYEFAPAE; via the coding sequence ATGAATCGCCTGCTTCGTTTGTTGTTCGCCCTCCCGATGATCGCCTTACTGGTTCTGCCGGTTGCGGCTCAGAAGCCAGAAGAAGGGCCACCGATCCCGAACGATCCTGTGTTGCCGGTCAAGCTGAAGAAGACCTTCACCAACCTGCGTATCCGTCGCCCGGTCACCATCACCCATGCAGGCGATGGCTCGAACCGGATCTTCTTCGCCGAACAGCAAGGCGTGATCCTGGCCGTGCCGAACGATCCGGAGGTGGAAGAACCTGAAGTGTTCCTCGATATCGAAGACTCGGTTCGTTTCAACCCACGCCAGAACGAAGAAGGTTTCCTGGGCCTCGCCTTCCATCCGAACTTCAAAGAGAACGGCGAGTTCTTCTTGTATTACACGATCAAGAAAGGTCTCGTCTCGCACGTCTCGCGATTCAAGACCATGAAGGACGATCCGACCAAGGGTGATCCGAACTCGGAAGAGGTCTTGCTGACGATCGAGCAGCCTTTCTGGAACCACAACGGCGGTAGCATCGAGTTCGGTCCCGATGGTTACTTGTACGTTGGTCTGGGTGATGGTGGCAAAGCCAACGATCCATTTGGCAACGGTCAGAACCTCTCGACCTGGTTGGGTTCGATTCTGCGTATCGACGTCGATAAGAAAGAGAACGGTCAGAACTACGGCATCCCTGCCGACAATCCTTTCGTTAACACCGAAGGCGCCAAGCCAGAGATCTACGCTTACGGTTTGCGAAACGTTTGGCGACTGACCTTCGATCGCGAAACAGGTGCCTGCTGGGTTGGTGACGTCGGTCAGAACCTGTGGGAAGAAATCGACATCATCACCAAGGGTGGTAACTACGGTTGGAACGTTCGCGAAGGTCTGCATCCTTTCTCGGAAGAGTTCGCTAAGTCGGGTGCCAAGTACATCGATCCGATCTTCGAGTATCACCACAACGTCGGTAAATCGATCACCAGCGGCTACGTTTATCGTGGCAAGAAGGTGCCACAGCTGCAGGGCAAGTTCCTGTATGCCGACTACGTGACCGGCAAGGTGTGGGCTTTGGAATACGACTACGACACCAAGAAGGTTGGCAAGAATTATCGCATCGAAGAACCATCGAACCCGCCAGTGGTTTGCTTTGGCGAAACGGAAGATGGCGAAGTGCTGATGAGCGCAATCTTCGGGGAATATGGCTCGATTTACGAGTTCGCCCCAGCGGAATAG
- a CDS encoding AEC family transporter: MNLTQVITIVSITAAVFTVMGIGGVARSLQWLSREADAGLLKLGIRILMPCFIFVKVVGNPAFETAANVYLPPVWGFLAVALGCFVAYFYARGSGARLGFDTPDKIHSFAVCIGIFNYGFIPIPLIQEIFGERALGVLFLHNVGVELGIWTIGVSLASGGLTKGWWKNVLNPPSVTIVISLLINEMGWADMVPTFITQITSILSAGAIPLMMLLIGATFYDQIFHAKVEADASSAWPTYISAVMLRLAFLPFLFLLAAIYLPVSLELKQVAAIQAAMPAAVFPVVLTKHYGGDARTALRVVIASTVVGFVTIPIWISTGIAWLGLETTVLQQTPEEIIVAPQLEPVEAMKIVGISVRTNNRSEMNPETAQIPLLYDKYDQDQIDSLIVDPVSPGKRIAVYGDYESDQSGKFTILLGKQIGADADVPEALDKVRIHRGNYLHFVGEGEMPQVVLETWQKIWRHFEEDSTYSRSFEADFEIYDEASPNRVDIFIAVEE, encoded by the coding sequence ATGAATCTCACGCAAGTTATTACGATTGTAAGCATAACGGCCGCGGTTTTCACCGTGATGGGAATTGGCGGCGTTGCTCGTTCGCTGCAGTGGCTCTCACGTGAAGCGGACGCAGGTCTGCTGAAACTTGGTATTCGTATCTTGATGCCGTGTTTCATTTTCGTGAAGGTGGTCGGCAATCCCGCCTTCGAAACGGCAGCCAATGTTTATCTGCCTCCGGTCTGGGGCTTTCTGGCGGTCGCCTTGGGATGCTTCGTCGCGTACTTTTACGCCCGAGGAAGCGGGGCGAGGCTTGGCTTCGATACTCCGGACAAGATTCACTCGTTCGCCGTTTGTATCGGCATCTTCAACTACGGGTTCATTCCGATACCGCTGATCCAAGAGATCTTCGGAGAACGGGCCCTGGGGGTGCTGTTTCTGCATAACGTCGGCGTCGAGTTGGGCATCTGGACGATCGGTGTTAGCCTGGCCAGTGGTGGTCTGACGAAGGGGTGGTGGAAAAATGTCCTGAACCCACCGAGCGTGACGATCGTGATTTCGTTGTTGATCAACGAAATGGGATGGGCCGATATGGTGCCCACTTTCATCACCCAGATCACCAGCATTTTGTCGGCCGGAGCAATTCCGCTGATGATGCTTTTGATCGGGGCGACGTTCTACGATCAGATCTTCCACGCGAAAGTCGAAGCCGATGCCAGCAGTGCCTGGCCAACCTATATTTCAGCCGTCATGTTGCGACTGGCGTTCCTGCCATTCTTGTTTTTGCTGGCGGCGATCTACCTGCCGGTTTCGCTGGAACTGAAGCAAGTGGCCGCAATTCAAGCAGCGATGCCGGCGGCCGTGTTTCCGGTAGTGCTGACCAAGCATTACGGAGGGGATGCCCGAACCGCTTTGCGGGTGGTGATTGCCTCGACGGTGGTAGGATTTGTTACAATTCCTATCTGGATCTCAACGGGCATTGCGTGGCTCGGACTCGAGACCACAGTGCTTCAGCAAACTCCGGAGGAGATAATCGTGGCACCGCAGCTAGAGCCGGTCGAAGCGATGAAAATCGTCGGGATTTCGGTTCGGACCAATAACCGCAGTGAAATGAATCCCGAGACGGCGCAGATTCCACTGCTGTACGATAAGTACGATCAAGATCAGATCGATTCGTTAATCGTCGACCCTGTCTCGCCTGGCAAACGGATCGCCGTTTATGGCGACTACGAGTCGGACCAGTCTGGCAAGTTCACCATCTTGCTGGGTAAGCAGATCGGCGCCGATGCCGATGTGCCCGAAGCTTTGGACAAGGTCCGCATTCATCGGGGCAACTATCTGCACTTCGTCGGAGAAGGGGAGATGCCCCAGGTCGTGCTCGAAACGTGGCAGAAGATCTGGCGCCACTTTGAAGAAGACTCGACCTACAGTCGATCGTTCGAGGCTGACTTCGAGATCTATGACGAAGCCAGCCCGAACCGCGTCGATATCTTTATCGCTGTGGAGGAGTGA
- a CDS encoding PhzF family phenazine biosynthesis isomerase: MTHVLYQVDAFTQVPFAGNPAAVCWLDQPKDDHWMQQVAAEMNLSETAFVYPEEDSLRLRWFTPAVEVDLCGHATLATAHALWQANRVPAGKPIPFETRSGTLTATPVGQAIELDFPIAPAHETAPVDGLLESLGLSEILFCGKNQYDWLIEVASAEMVRQLRPNYSLLGPACARGVMVTSQSDDTKYDFISRFFAPAAGVDEDPVTGSAHCVLGAYWSQKLGKPKLAAYQASPRGGELEVEIRNDRALLRGHAVTVAKLELLV; encoded by the coding sequence ATGACTCACGTGCTGTACCAGGTCGATGCGTTCACTCAGGTTCCCTTCGCCGGCAATCCGGCCGCGGTCTGTTGGCTTGATCAGCCCAAAGACGACCATTGGATGCAGCAAGTTGCCGCGGAAATGAATCTCTCGGAAACGGCGTTTGTCTATCCTGAAGAGGACTCGCTACGGCTACGCTGGTTCACGCCGGCGGTCGAAGTCGATCTGTGCGGTCACGCCACGCTGGCGACGGCTCACGCCTTATGGCAAGCCAATCGTGTCCCTGCCGGCAAACCGATTCCGTTTGAAACCCGCAGCGGAACGCTCACCGCCACGCCAGTCGGTCAGGCCATCGAGCTCGACTTCCCCATTGCCCCGGCGCACGAAACAGCCCCGGTGGATGGATTGCTGGAAAGTCTGGGGCTGAGTGAGATTTTGTTTTGTGGAAAGAACCAATACGACTGGCTGATCGAAGTCGCTTCGGCCGAGATGGTTCGTCAGCTTCGCCCTAACTATTCGCTGCTGGGGCCGGCATGTGCTCGCGGAGTGATGGTGACATCTCAGAGCGACGACACGAAATACGATTTCATCTCCCGCTTCTTCGCGCCGGCGGCTGGCGTCGATGAAGACCCGGTGACCGGGTCGGCTCACTGCGTGCTTGGTGCGTATTGGAGCCAGAAGCTTGGCAAGCCAAAGCTGGCGGCCTATCAGGCATCGCCGCGCGGGGGAGAGTTGGAAGTCGAGATTCGAAACGACCGTGCCCTCCTAAGAGGGCACGCTGTTACGGTGGCTAAGTTGGAGTTGCTGGTCTAG
- a CDS encoding cupin domain-containing protein codes for MDVVNLNEAPPFTTKDGSEIRELLAHRNSCIQKQSLAEARLPIGASTTAHYHPKTEEIYYITHGEGRMQIGDEFREVKVGDAVAIPPGQVHQITNTGTETLRLLCCCAPAYEHDDTVLVES; via the coding sequence ATGGACGTCGTCAATTTGAACGAGGCACCGCCGTTTACCACCAAAGATGGTTCCGAGATTCGCGAGCTGCTGGCCCATCGCAATTCGTGCATCCAGAAGCAAAGTCTGGCCGAAGCGCGGCTGCCGATCGGAGCGAGCACCACGGCCCACTATCACCCGAAAACGGAAGAGATCTATTACATAACGCATGGTGAAGGGCGGATGCAGATCGGCGACGAATTCCGCGAAGTGAAGGTCGGCGATGCGGTCGCGATCCCGCCAGGGCAGGTGCATCAAATCACCAATACTGGGACCGAAACGCTCCGCTTGCTCTGCTGCTGCGCACCGGCATACGAACACGACGACACCGTGCTGGTCGAATCCTAA
- the pyrE gene encoding orotate phosphoribosyltransferase, whose amino-acid sequence MQYSKERLIEIVRDKGLKFGDFTLASGKKASYYLDCRKVTLSSEGALQVGLGILEMLGDNLPDAVGGMAIGADPISASVITTAAVQGKSLAGFIVRKEAKAHGTGQDVEGPVVAGNECVIVEDVVTTGGSSLKAIEKVEAAGLKVLGVIAIVDRLEGGKEAFAAAGYELRTLLTIEDFGITPPQR is encoded by the coding sequence ATGCAATACAGCAAAGAACGGCTGATTGAAATTGTTCGAGACAAAGGTCTGAAGTTCGGCGACTTCACCCTCGCTTCCGGCAAGAAGGCAAGTTATTACCTCGATTGCCGCAAGGTGACCCTTTCCAGCGAAGGTGCTTTGCAGGTCGGCCTTGGCATTCTGGAAATGCTAGGCGACAACCTTCCCGATGCGGTCGGTGGGATGGCGATCGGTGCCGATCCGATTTCGGCTTCGGTCATCACCACGGCTGCCGTTCAAGGCAAGTCGCTGGCCGGGTTCATCGTTCGTAAAGAAGCCAAGGCACACGGCACCGGCCAGGATGTTGAAGGCCCAGTGGTCGCTGGCAACGAATGCGTGATCGTGGAAGACGTAGTCACCACCGGCGGCAGCTCGCTGAAAGCGATCGAAAAAGTCGAAGCGGCCGGGCTGAAGGTGCTGGGCGTGATCGCGATTGTCGATCGTCTGGAAGGTGGCAAAGAAGCCTTTGCCGCAGCAGGATACGAACTGCGCACCCTGCTGACGATCGAAGACTTCGGAATCACTCCTCCACAGCGATAA
- a CDS encoding DUF4870 domain-containing protein codes for MSTQSSFSQEPPHGDFTSSMEEPSQDDRNIALLCHILGFFTWIVGPVVLWLLMKEKSSFIDFHGKQAINFQITLSIFYIGSGVLFCVYIGILTFLATFVLQIVFTVLACMKAYEGDYYNIPVAIPILR; via the coding sequence ATGTCGACGCAATCTTCATTTTCTCAAGAGCCTCCCCATGGCGATTTCACCAGCAGCATGGAAGAGCCGAGCCAGGACGATCGCAACATCGCATTGTTGTGCCACATCCTGGGCTTCTTCACATGGATCGTGGGACCGGTTGTGCTGTGGTTGTTGATGAAGGAGAAGTCGTCGTTCATCGATTTCCATGGCAAGCAGGCGATCAACTTTCAGATCACGCTTTCGATCTTCTACATCGGGTCAGGCGTGCTGTTTTGCGTTTACATCGGGATTCTTACCTTCCTGGCGACCTTCGTGCTGCAGATCGTGTTTACGGTGCTGGCCTGCATGAAGGCATATGAAGGGGATTACTACAACATCCCTGTGGCGATCCCCATCTTGCGATAA
- a CDS encoding c-type cytochrome domain-containing protein, whose protein sequence is MRYTLSFLVLFGLTTVAVADDAKPAGDVEKITYDDHVRAIFREHCFTCHNQNDAKGGLNLENFGATLEGGAGGEVVIAQDVESSRLFALISGAETPKMPPGQDLIAQEKQDIIKKWIELGALENSGSKVKAKKKSGLAMSGPVTTGKPEGPAAMPEGLWKAPVMELQSTGAITAMAHSPWAPLVAIAGQKQIALYNTDTLKLLGVIPYPQGVPYILRFSRNGEVLMAGGGRGGYSGSVTLFNVRTGKPLVTVGDEYDVVLAADVSPDLSRVALGGPQRLLRIYSTDDGSLLHEVKKHTDWVTTIAYSPDGVLLASGDRSNGLFVWEADTAREYLNLQGHKEAINSVSWQPDSNVLASASTDGTVKLWEMVEGKNIKSFNAHGGGAEWVSYTHDGRMVTAGRDKVAKVWAGDGKELAKTAGFGDLTLRACFNYDSTKIVVGDWTGEIRVYQVEGMQELGKLKAVTPTYDQMIASLQSEIGTLDKAAADQGGAAAAAKQAWDNHLAAIENTKKASADAKTAMDAANAKVEELKKAIAQSEATQKQKEQEAAAKDADAKNWAGEIAKAEQSLNQINAKLADYGKKVQDKTNALNSAKGAQAEHQKQLEDLKKQLAAQQQAHEAAQKKVADLDAKIAEAVKQKETTPDDQKESKQKEIDSLTQEKMAAQGEVDKLAAEVKKSTDAVGGKDAELKKDAEAIAAADAEVKKLQAEAGKANEEKAAAEKSIASAKQNKQTADTQLASAKGEIEAAKKAKDDASKEMGSQQNLAKRYGDEINKHAEQLKKLEEGKPNVEKDMNDKAAAAKAAAERAAAAKQDLEALKKEKADFAAFPAKLQAEQAAMLTGIQTKEQAMAEAAAQMAELEKQMEAKLAEIAKLQAQLDKTMEEKSAVYAKLRDSKQKVEAGSEEMATAQAKLQDLKRQQEMLQNVYQ, encoded by the coding sequence ATGCGCTATACCCTCTCATTTCTGGTTCTGTTCGGTTTGACTACGGTCGCCGTCGCTGACGACGCCAAACCGGCCGGCGATGTCGAGAAGATCACCTACGACGATCACGTCCGGGCCATCTTCCGCGAGCACTGCTTCACCTGTCACAACCAGAACGACGCCAAAGGTGGTTTGAACCTCGAGAACTTCGGTGCGACCTTGGAAGGTGGTGCCGGTGGTGAAGTGGTCATCGCCCAGGATGTCGAGAGCTCGCGGTTGTTCGCGCTGATCAGTGGTGCTGAAACGCCGAAGATGCCCCCGGGCCAGGATCTGATCGCCCAGGAAAAGCAAGACATCATCAAGAAGTGGATCGAGCTAGGAGCCCTGGAAAACAGTGGCTCGAAAGTAAAAGCCAAGAAGAAGAGCGGCCTGGCGATGAGCGGACCGGTGACCACCGGCAAGCCAGAAGGCCCTGCGGCAATGCCGGAAGGTCTGTGGAAAGCTCCGGTCATGGAACTGCAAAGCACCGGTGCGATCACCGCGATGGCGCACAGCCCATGGGCTCCGCTGGTGGCCATTGCCGGTCAAAAGCAAATCGCTCTCTACAACACCGACACGTTGAAGTTGCTCGGCGTGATTCCTTATCCACAAGGGGTCCCTTACATCCTCCGCTTTAGCCGCAACGGCGAAGTGCTGATGGCTGGTGGTGGCCGAGGTGGTTACTCGGGTAGCGTGACGTTGTTCAACGTCCGCACCGGCAAGCCGCTGGTGACGGTGGGTGACGAATACGATGTCGTGCTGGCGGCTGATGTCAGCCCTGATCTTTCGCGCGTGGCCCTTGGTGGGCCGCAACGTTTGCTCCGGATTTACTCGACCGACGACGGTTCGCTGCTGCACGAAGTCAAAAAGCATACCGACTGGGTGACCACCATCGCTTACAGTCCAGATGGCGTGCTGCTCGCCTCGGGCGACCGCTCGAATGGCTTGTTCGTCTGGGAAGCCGATACGGCACGCGAGTACCTCAACCTGCAGGGCCACAAAGAAGCGATCAACTCGGTGAGCTGGCAGCCTGACTCGAACGTCTTGGCCTCGGCCAGCACCGACGGGACCGTCAAGTTGTGGGAAATGGTCGAAGGGAAGAACATCAAGTCGTTCAACGCCCATGGTGGCGGTGCCGAGTGGGTCAGTTACACGCACGACGGCCGCATGGTCACGGCAGGTCGCGATAAGGTGGCCAAGGTCTGGGCTGGCGACGGCAAAGAACTCGCCAAGACCGCTGGCTTCGGCGACTTGACCCTGCGTGCTTGTTTCAATTACGACAGCACCAAGATTGTGGTCGGCGACTGGACCGGAGAGATCCGCGTCTATCAGGTTGAAGGCATGCAAGAGCTGGGCAAGCTGAAAGCCGTCACGCCAACCTACGACCAGATGATCGCCAGTCTCCAGTCCGAAATTGGCACGCTGGATAAAGCGGCTGCCGATCAGGGTGGTGCCGCGGCTGCAGCCAAGCAGGCCTGGGACAATCATCTGGCCGCGATCGAGAACACCAAGAAGGCCAGCGCCGACGCGAAGACCGCCATGGATGCCGCTAACGCCAAAGTGGAAGAACTGAAGAAGGCGATTGCTCAATCGGAAGCAACCCAAAAGCAAAAAGAACAAGAAGCCGCAGCGAAAGATGCCGACGCCAAGAACTGGGCCGGTGAAATCGCCAAGGCAGAACAGTCCTTGAACCAGATCAACGCCAAGCTTGCCGACTACGGCAAGAAGGTTCAGGACAAGACGAACGCACTCAACAGCGCGAAGGGTGCTCAGGCCGAGCATCAGAAGCAGTTGGAAGATCTGAAGAAGCAGCTTGCCGCTCAACAGCAAGCTCACGAAGCAGCCCAGAAGAAAGTGGCTGACCTCGACGCCAAGATCGCCGAAGCCGTTAAACAAAAGGAAACGACTCCCGACGATCAGAAAGAATCGAAGCAGAAGGAAATCGATTCGCTGACGCAGGAAAAGATGGCCGCTCAGGGTGAAGTCGACAAGCTGGCCGCCGAAGTGAAGAAGTCGACCGATGCGGTTGGTGGTAAAGACGCCGAGTTGAAGAAAGATGCCGAAGCGATCGCTGCTGCCGACGCCGAGGTCAAGAAGCTGCAAGCCGAAGCAGGCAAGGCCAACGAAGAGAAGGCTGCTGCTGAAAAGAGCATCGCTTCCGCGAAGCAGAACAAGCAAACCGCCGACACCCAGCTTGCTTCGGCGAAGGGTGAAATCGAAGCGGCCAAGAAAGCGAAGGATGACGCATCCAAGGAGATGGGCAGTCAGCAGAACCTGGCCAAGAGGTATGGCGACGAGATCAACAAGCATGCCGAGCAGCTGAAGAAGCTGGAAGAAGGCAAGCCGAACGTCGAGAAGGACATGAACGACAAGGCTGCTGCTGCAAAGGCTGCTGCCGAACGTGCCGCTGCCGCCAAGCAGGACCTGGAAGCTTTGAAGAAGGAGAAGGCTGATTTCGCGGCCTTCCCTGCCAAGCTGCAAGCAGAACAGGCCGCCATGCTGACCGGCATTCAAACCAAGGAACAAGCCATGGCAGAAGCCGCGGCTCAGATGGCCGAACTGGAAAAGCAGATGGAAGCCAAGCTGGCGGAAATCGCAAAGCTGCAAGCTCAGCTCGACAAGACCATGGAAGAGAAGTCGGCTGTTTACGCCAAGCTGCGTGACTCGAAGCAGAAGGTGGAAGCAGGTTCGGAAGAGATGGCCACCGCCCAGGCCAAGCTGCAAGATCTCAAACGCCAGCAGGAAATGCTGCAGAACGTTTATCAATAA